The genomic stretch AGAAGCGATAGAAAAtgagtgaaatattaattatgaagggtcgaaatataaatatatatatttatgtcacttatgcagtgacaaatatcacttagaacaatatattgataatttattatcagcattttccaaaaggggttatccacgaaaacttttaaacaacaaactgaacaccaaatcactatcaattggaacaagtaaatctaaatttgacaataatgatccaaagtttttaacaaaataccatccaggactttataaaattaacaatatacttcgagtagcatacagtttattggacagctctgcttcaactaaaaacatattcaaatacattccaaaaataagatttagaaaaccaccagttttgaaagatattttagtccatccaaaattacctaagcacaaagaccaagaaaacatgacagttgggtcacatccttgcaataaacccaggtgtttagtttgcaacatgtgctctacttcaaaaacatttacaagtagttctacacaaaaatcatacagtatatttgaagacttaacatgtgaatcaaaaaatattgtttaccaaattcagtgcaagttatgccctaaagattatattggttcaacgataaattcacttagaacaaggatgactgggcacaggtatgcatataaacataaaaaaacagagcaacctgtagtggcacatggcttaatacataatttaaattttgaagaaacattttcagtgaaaccaattagaaaaaatatcacaaaatttaagtacacacagtctgagaaccatggaacaagcccatcaactcgtcactaaatcaaaatttccaagtggattaaatttaaggtgacttagtcaacaaagtgaatttataaaattaaatcatatgttcaccattgtacaataattcattcttatttttcattttctgtgttgatgttttatgtttattctgttcttatagccctatttatataatttttgtaatttcctgaagacggcttaagccgaaatatagaaaatgtttattacaataattgaagaattcttattgaagattaatatatatatattagggaaTAGAtgatttttccttgtttcccGGATCATGAACATATATGTACATAGGTACAGGTCtcagaagcctacttctgtcaaaagacaactaggatggattttataaaatacttaaaatttatagcaaaatatagtaattttgCATTTGATATCTCCATTTTAATACTGATTAAGCACTGAATCTTATTATTTGCTAaaactaagaattaaaatatatttttactaaaacttttaattttcatatctGTATATTTTCATAGCGCCGCAGTGGTTGCGGAAAGGTTAAAACAAGAAGTGATGTTACTATTAAGCTTACTCTATACTTTGAAgaccataaaatataaacaaattcaaaattgtgggtaattaatctaaaatatgGTTGTGCTGCCATAAAtcagtgtttaaaattaatttaagaaagcCCATGTTTTCCCCTTGGCAAACCCCATCCGAATATTTGGAACACTTACTTAAAATTCCTATAAGTGGGTAATAAACAATCTTTTCCCACACGAATAAATATACCCGCCTGTGCAAATACGTCGCTCCATGTTTTATTTCTAACGATACACGGAGCGAAAATGGTAGTCCACTCGTAAGTTCTCTATATAAAGTTACTAAAAGTAGAACTCAAAATCAGAACTAGAATTATTCCCTTCACTCCTTGTTCTATCTGAATTCGTTCAAACAATTTAGTGCATTCTCAGTATGACTTGTAAGAATATACAGCTGCACCTTACGGTCTAACTGTTCCTTAATTTGTCAACTATGCAAACAATTTGATTTTGATTAAGGCTCTAGTACATGACAGGTTTATATAGCAATATTCTATGGAATTACAAGTACAGAAACAGACATTTACTTTCCGACAGTCGACATACTATGCAATGTAAATTATACAGCTGTTTTAGAATTGTTGGAACATAATATAAAGTAACTTATAACAAACCAGACGAAGAAATTTCTCTTATAACGATGAAATCTCAGATTCACTCCCGACGATATTGTACTTAggattgatttaaaatatacctacactttttaaagattttaaaacagtatCGGGCATCTCCATTGACACTGATACTACACTGGCAGCCATACTGGTACCACTGGCAGCCATACTGGTACCACTGGCAGCCGTACTGGTACCACTGGCAGCCATACTGGTACCACTGGCAGCCGTACTGGGTACCACTGGCAGCCATACTGGTACCAGTGGCAGCCGTACTGGTACCACTGGCAGCCATACTGGTACCAGTGGCAGCCGTACTGGTACCACTGGCAGCCATACTGGTACCACTGGCAGCCGTACTGGTGCCACTGGCAGCCACTGTTACTGACTGTTACCAGTGGCAGCCATACTGGTACCAGTGGCAGCCGTACTGGTGCCACTGGCAGCCATACTGGTACCACTGGCAGCCATACTGGTACCAGTGGCAGCCGTACTGTTACCAGTGGCAGCCACTGGTGCCACTGGCAGCCATACTGGCAGCCCTGGTACCTGGCAGCCGTACTGGTGCCACTGGCAGCCACTGGCAGCCATACTGGTACCAGTGGCAGCCGTACTCATGGCAGCCGTACTGGTGCACTGGCAGCCGTACTGTTACCACTGACAGACATACCTACTGGTACAAGCCGTACTGGTACCACTGGCAGACATACTGGTACCTCTGACAGGCGTACTGGTACTGCTGACAGGCGTACTGTTACTACTGACAGGCGTACTGGTACCACTGGCAGACATACTGGTACCACTGACAGGCGTACTGTTACTACTGACAGGCGTAGCCTACTGGTACCACTGGCAGACATACTGGTACCACTGACAGGCGTACTGTTACTACTGACAGGCGTACTGGTACCACTGGCAGACATACTGGTACCACTGACAGGCGTACTGTTACTACTGACAGGCGTACTGGTACCACTGGCAGACATACTGGTACCACTGACAGGCGTACTGTTACTACTGACAGGCGTACTGGTACCACTGGCAGACATACTGGTACCACTGACAGGCGTACTGTTACTACTGACAGGCGTACTGGTACCACTGACAGGCGTACTGGTACCACTGACAGGCGTACTGGTACCTACTGACAGGCGTACTGGTACTACTGACAGCGTACTGGTACCACTGACAGTACTGGTACTACTGACAGGCGTACTGGTACTGCTGACAGGCGTACTGGTACTACTGACAGGCGTACTGGTACCACTGGCAGACATACTGGTATCACTGACAGGCGTACTGGTACTACTGACAGGCGTACTGGTACCACTGACAGGCGTACTGGTACTACTGACAGGCGTACTGGTACTACTGACAGGCGTACTGGTACTACTGACAGGCGTACTGTTACTACTGACAGGCGTACTGGTACTACTGGACAGGCGTACTGGTACTACTGACAGGCGTACTGGTACTACTGACAGGCGTACTGGTACTACTGACAGGCGTACTGGTACTACTGACAGGCGTACTGGTACCACTGACAGGCGTACTGGTACCACTGACAGGCGTACTGGTACTACTGACAGGCGTACTGGTACTACTGACAGGCGTACTGGTACTACTGACAGGCGTACTGGTACCACTGACAGGCGTACTGGTACTACTGACAGGCGTACTGGTATTACTGACAGGCGTACTGGTACTACTGACTGGCGTACTGGTACTACTGACAGGCGTACTGGTATTACTGACAGGCGTACTGGTATTACTGACAGGCGTACTGGTACTACTGACAGGCGTACTGGTACTACTGACAGGCGTACTGGTACTACTGACAGGCGTACTGGTACTACTGACAGGCGTACTGGTAATACTGACAGGCGTACTGGTACTACTGACAGGCGTACTGGTACTACTGACAGGCGTACTGGTACCACTGACAGGCGTACTGGTATTACTGACAGGCGTACTGGTACTACTGACAGGCGTACTGGTACTACTGACAGGCGTACTGGTACCACTGACAGGCGTACTGGTACTACTGACAGGCGTACTGGTACCACTGACAGGCGTACTGGTACCACTGACAGGCGTACTGGTACTACTGACAGGCGTACTGGTACTACTGACAGGCGTACTGGTACCACTGACAGGCGTACTGGTACTACTGACTGGCGTACTGGTACCACTGACAGGCGTACTGGTACTACTGACTGGCGTACTGGTAACACGGGGGTGGGAGACATCGCACGAAGAAGGAAACAAGTTTCTAGACAGTTGCCAGAGTTACAACGGCTCTCAACAACGTTGTTTTATATCCTAGATTAAATACGTTAAGTTGGCATTATTGTTGTCAGGTAGTGTCAAAGCAGTCTAACATAATCGTACTATCTTACTTTACTGCCAACGTACTTGATTCCATTACTACCAACAGCTACTAAAAAGGAACAACAATTACATTCATCTCGAAGTATAATATACACTTCCAGAGTACGGAAGTAATGCCAGGGTAGGAAGTACTGCATGCATAGAGAAGAGATTAATCACCGCCCGCGACTGTGCCAAGTCGATCTCGCCCGCTGCGCCGTGTCGAGGCCAGAGAGCGGCCAAAACCCTCGTGGCTTATCTTCCTGGCAGGGTTACATAAGCCGCAATTCCATCGTCATACACTATTTACTTTACGATAATAGTGCATTCAAGTAGACAACCTCGCAACAGCATTTGACGTTTCAACCATTAGTTCTTTAATTGTTTCAAGAATTTTATGCTTGTATGGTACCGCTTATCACACAGTacactaattaataattataactcaCACAAACGTATAAACGTAAAAAAGTGTGTTTGTGAGGAATTAATGAGTTACAGCTAAGACCCAGCCGGCTGTAATGACGACAATCTTGACTGTAACAATAGTAAACTTCATTTTGCGACCTCAGTTTTAGTCGGAATAGTGAAAAATGTCCTTTCAACCCTAATGTCTAAAAATCTGCGATAAAAGAGCGTAAAAGTACAAGAGGTTTAACTTTGTTCGTATGGGGGAAATGCATGGTCACTTCACAACAGccgtttaatttaattaaaacacaaacgGCATGAGTACACTCTAATTTACGCCACGAATGCGCAGGCTTGGACTATCCATAAATAACAGTAATGGCAACGTCAGGGCAAAGCTTAAGTATCTTCCAGCACGATATCCACAACCACAAACAGCATGACTACACTGTAATTTACGCCACGTATGCGCAGGCTTGGACTATCCATAAATAACAGTAATGGCAACGTCAGGGCAAAGCTTAAGCATCTCCCAGCACGATATCCACAACAACAAACAGCATTAGTACACTGTAATTTACGCCACGTATGCGCAGGCTTGGACTATCCATAAATAACAGTAATGGCAATGTCAGGGCAAAGCTTAAGCATCTCCTAGCATGATATCCACAACCACAAACACGATGGCTACACCGTACTCTACGCCATGAATTTTCAGCAGACCATCCATAAATATGCTTGATAACTACATCAGTGATAAAAGTTTTGTTACATTGCCAGAAGCGCGACGAAAACAACACTGATCTTCATATAGCAGCTTCGTAGAGTACCAGCCGAACTCATCAGAGCTGGTCGCTGTTTTTCGTGTGAGATTTTGATCCAAATCTCGTGCCTAGTGATATCAATTGGGGAGAAGAGTGTGTTAGTAGATTCGACATTGTACTTCTGAGATATAACAAGCCGTAATAACAATTCGTCAAGTCTATGTTGCCATTAACATATTAGCCTGGTAATACTAAATATCTACGTGGGACGGCATCAGTCAACATTTGTAAGATTCTTCTCTTATTGCAACTCGAAACCAAAGTGATGAGACCTTAGCATTTGAAACAActgaaatatgtaaatttaacaaCTAGAGTACAGCTCCATGTCACGATTGGTTTCCAAGATTTCCCTGTCTAGATAATCCAGTTATTACATCCTGTAAGGTGGGGGTAATAAACAAGCGTTTGAAAATATTCTTCTAGACAACAATTTAACTACTTCAGACTAATCAAATACACGAATTAAACACGATTATGAGATGTGACTGGAGTATATTGCAGTGAAATTATTTCGAATAGATTACCTTTATTTGTGTGGATAAGAACCGGCTCTGGACCATTTATAGAATCCTAGTGTCTTAAATTCAGTCCAGCACAGAGGCTTTATTGTTTCCTTATCAAAATACTCGATACCATTTTCCAGTTTACTGCTTTAGCAACCAATGTACCGGAATGAACAATAGACGTCTCGATCTTTACGCGTTCTGTAACAGATACGATCCATAAAATTTCACTACACAATCgctttaaacaaaacatttcttgaaGTTCATAAGAAACTGTGAAAAAGCTTACTAAAACTAAAGCAAAAATATAGCCATGCATCGAACGTAAATGTAATATGGAATagacataaaatattaaagttaagacgcaaatgtaaaaactaattaaatacatGAAACACAAAACTATGAACACATTATGTGGATTGACCCGTTGACATAAAACACGTTGTTTTGGTTAGTTGTTATTTGGCTTCCTATTGCATTTCACGTATATGGCATCTACTACAGTgtgatataaaactttattttcaacttTGACTTGAATGTTGCGTTTGAAAGGTTTATTTTGGCATGTTTAGGCGTATGCAACTTTACATAACGAAGCAGAAGTCAGATCGCATTTCAGTTGCAGTAGGACATAACAGTGGAAAGATTAATAATCTTGTTATACTTTcaaataaacaattaacaatacCTTCttcaaataaattgaataatattgtatGGTTGATCAATGTGTTTTCATATTGTTTCCGAAGCAGTATATATGATGAAAATGGCCAAAGACAAACGgccaaaaatcaataaaatttattgaaattgagTATTTAAAATGGGATCGCTGCAGAATGTACTAAGTTTTGGGCAAAGCTCGGTTTAAAGTTGGTTTGAACTCATTCTTCACCGGACGCAATATCCGAGAAGCAGCCGCTTGCGGCTCCGTATGTAAATGTGTGCCAGGATATGAACAGAACTGAGGTGCGATCTTCATTTTCACCCT from Homalodisca vitripennis isolate AUS2020 chromosome 2, UT_GWSS_2.1, whole genome shotgun sequence encodes the following:
- the LOC124355666 gene encoding endochitinase A1-like, coding for MSASGTSTPVSSTSTPVSSTSTPVSSTSTVSGTSTLSVVPVRLSVGTSTPVSGTSTPVSGTSTPVSSNSTPVSGTSMSASGTSTPVSSNSTPVSGTSMSASGTSTPVSSNSTPVSGTSMSASGTSTPVSSNSTPVSGTSMSASGTSRLRLSVVTVRLSVVPVCLPVVPVRLSVVTVRLSAVPVRLSEVPVCLPVVPVRLVPVGMSVSGNSTAASAPVRLP
- the LOC124355667 gene encoding uncharacterized protein PB18E9.04c-like; amino-acid sequence: MESSTLAVKNLFPSSCDVSHPRVTSTPVSSTSTPVSGTSTPVSSTSTPVSGTSTPVSSTSTPVSSTSTPVSGTSTPVSGTSTPVSSTSTPVSGTSTPVSSTSTPVSSTSTPVSNTSTPVSGTSTPVSSTSTPVSSTSTPVSITSTPVSSTSTPVSSTSTPVSSTSTPVSSTSTPVSNTSTPVSNTSTPVSSTSTPVSSTSTPVSNTSTPVSSTSTPVSGTSTPVSSTSTPVSSTSTPVSSTSTPVSGTSTPVSGTSTPVSSTSTPVSSTSTPVSSTSTPVSSTSTPVQ